In Peromyscus maniculatus bairdii isolate BWxNUB_F1_BW_parent chromosome 9, HU_Pman_BW_mat_3.1, whole genome shotgun sequence, one genomic interval encodes:
- the LOC107399809 gene encoding disks large homolog 5-like — MRKIEKLTIRLHDMECERNELRGILANYTCKDLNNRLNFETEMLEMEHKQVMSALQKIPLEMSEALDKCKGLMEETEYFSYLNGQILPECNQLRNKVHLLRHQNMLLWKEQIEEHETCEKLMKLLKEAHEKMCDPCAEQQQEQESLDERLKDLLNQKELVTQQRDLAEKLQHHFSVYEMRSENLQHDLEHVTAQNESLLQTEQLQQEQEVSQL, encoded by the exons atgagaaaaatcgAAAAACTCACCATTCGCTTGCATGACATGGAATGTGAGAGAAACGAACTTCGTGGTATCCTAGCCAATTATACTTGCAAGGATTTgaacaacag GCTGAACTTTGAAACAGAGATGCTTGAAATGGAACACAAGCAGGTGATGTCAGCTCTCCAGAAAATACCATTGGAGATGAGTGAAGCCTTGGACAAGTGCAAGGGGCTGATGGAGGAGACTGAATACTTTAG TTACCTCAATGGCCAGATCCTACCAGAGTGTAATCAGCTAAGGAACAAGGTCCATCTGTTGAGACATCAGAACATGCTGTTGTGGAAGGAGCAGATTGAAGAACATGAGACCTGTGAGAAGTTGATGAAGCTCTTGaaggaggcccatgagaagatgtgtgacccctgtgctgagcagcagcag gagcaaGAAAGCCTGGATGAAAGACTGAAGGACCTGCTGAATCAGAAGGAGCTGGTCACccagcaaagggacttggcagaaaagctgcaacatcacttcagtgtctatgagatgag gtCAGAAAATCTCCAGCATGACCTGGAACATGTCACAGCCCAgaatgagagcctcctgcagacagagcagctgcagcaggagcaggaagtatcacag CTTTGA